The following are encoded together in the Paludisphaera mucosa genome:
- a CDS encoding NIPSNAP family protein: protein MRLALTVGLLLFGMTLPVLAADDKPSRVFELRTYHTPDGKLVDLHKRFRDHTCALLKKHGAELVGFWTPQDEKDGKAKTLIYLVAYPSREAATQTWKAFQADPEWQKAKAASEVDGKLTEKVDSVFLEPTDYSAMK, encoded by the coding sequence ATGCGCCTCGCCCTGACCGTCGGCTTGCTGCTGTTCGGCATGACCCTCCCCGTCCTGGCCGCCGACGACAAGCCGTCGCGGGTCTTCGAGCTGCGCACGTATCACACGCCCGACGGCAAGCTGGTCGACCTCCACAAGCGGTTCCGCGACCACACCTGCGCTCTGCTCAAGAAGCACGGCGCGGAGCTGGTCGGCTTCTGGACGCCCCAGGACGAGAAGGACGGCAAGGCGAAGACCCTGATCTACCTCGTCGCCTACCCCAGCCGCGAGGCCGCGACCCAGACCTGGAAGGCCTTCCAGGCCGACCCCGAATGGCAGAAGGCCAAGGCCGCGAGCGAGGTCGACGGCAAGCTGACTGAGAAGGTCGACTCCGTCTTCCTCGAACCGACCGACTACAGCGCGATGAAATAA